In Marinobacter sp. LQ44, the following are encoded in one genomic region:
- a CDS encoding TetR/AcrR family transcriptional regulator translates to MAYRETEKMRERKARARQNIIERTWECVAEGGFRSARITRIAGLAGVATGTIYRHFESREDLFAEIFRLATQREVDKVAEALNVSGNAVERLDNALRKFAQRALKGPMKAWALIAEPVDPKVEEERLVYRKAYASLFEQAIRDGIAEGCIPDQNARLASTCLVGAISESLVGPLSPTQTDIPPGQDNNEDELVNTIVCFCIRGLTGTRS, encoded by the coding sequence ATGGCCTATCGTGAAACCGAAAAGATGCGCGAACGGAAAGCCCGGGCACGCCAGAACATCATCGAGCGCACCTGGGAATGTGTCGCTGAAGGCGGCTTCCGAAGCGCCCGTATCACCCGGATTGCTGGCCTGGCCGGCGTTGCCACCGGCACCATCTATCGGCATTTCGAGTCCCGCGAGGACCTTTTTGCCGAAATCTTCCGGTTGGCCACCCAGCGGGAAGTCGACAAGGTGGCCGAAGCGCTCAACGTATCCGGAAACGCCGTTGAACGCCTAGACAACGCCTTGAGGAAATTTGCCCAGAGGGCCCTCAAAGGCCCCATGAAGGCCTGGGCCCTGATCGCCGAACCGGTGGATCCGAAGGTAGAAGAAGAGCGACTGGTTTACCGAAAGGCTTACGCCAGCCTGTTTGAACAGGCGATCCGGGATGGCATAGCCGAAGGCTGCATACCGGACCAAAACGCACGGCTCGCCAGTACCTGCCTGGTGGGCGCGATATCAGAATCCCTGGTGGGGCCTCTGTCACCAACACAGACAGACATACCGCCGGGGCAAGACAACAACGAAGATGAGCTGGTCAACACCATCGTCTGCTTCTGCATACGGGGGTTGACCGGCACCAGGAGCTAA
- a CDS encoding DUF503 domain-containing protein: MSEALRKLLKEGKNPQQHQDITPHVGVLTLHFQLYACEDLKAKRKAFTAMKAIWGKEPDLAVAETADQEALDCATWTIAALGASAQQITQRLDQVEKDIQERIDAAILDVHREIL, from the coding sequence ATGTCAGAAGCCCTGAGAAAACTGCTCAAAGAAGGCAAAAACCCACAACAGCACCAGGACATCACCCCCCACGTAGGCGTACTCACCCTGCACTTCCAGCTCTACGCCTGCGAAGACCTCAAAGCCAAACGCAAAGCCTTCACCGCCATGAAAGCCATCTGGGGCAAAGAACCCGACCTGGCCGTTGCCGAAACCGCCGACCAGGAAGCACTGGACTGCGCCACCTGGACCATCGCCGCCCTCGGCGCCAGCGCCCAGCAAATCACCCAGCGCCTCGACCAGGTCGAAAAAGACATCCAGGAGCGCATCGACGCCGCCATCCTGGATGTTCACCGGGAAATCCTCTGA
- the coaD gene encoding pantetheine-phosphate adenylyltransferase, producing MPKVIYPGTFDPITNGHTDLIERAGRMFDEIVVAVAYNPKKQPLLNLEERCELVRQATAHLPNVSVTGFSNLLADFVREQNATVILRGLRAVSDFEYEFQLADMNRRLAPEVESVFLTPANHLSYISSTLIREIASLGGDISEFVDPAVANALKEKFSKS from the coding sequence ATGCCAAAAGTCATCTACCCAGGCACCTTCGACCCCATCACCAACGGCCACACCGACCTCATCGAACGCGCCGGCCGCATGTTCGACGAAATCGTCGTCGCCGTCGCCTACAACCCGAAGAAACAGCCCCTGCTCAACCTCGAAGAACGCTGCGAACTGGTCCGGCAAGCCACCGCCCACCTCCCCAACGTCAGCGTCACCGGCTTCAGCAACCTGCTCGCCGATTTCGTGCGGGAGCAGAACGCCACCGTCATACTCCGCGGCCTGCGCGCAGTCTCCGACTTCGAGTACGAATTCCAGCTCGCCGACATGAACCGCCGCCTGGCCCCGGAAGTGGAGAGCGTATTCCTGACACCCGCCAACCACCTGTCGTACATCTCGTCGACCCTGATCCGGGAAATCGCCTCGCTCGGTGGCGACATCTCCGAATTCGTCGACCCCGCAGTGGCAAATGCCCTGAAAGAGAAGTTCAGCAAGTCCTGA
- the panP gene encoding pyridoxal-dependent aspartate 1-decarboxylase PanP, giving the protein MTGKKKSAQASVEAMYRVFTVPEAPESTLSRIDQNISRNLAGFLQEHIVAVERDLSDVEKNFADSVIPEKPVFVSEQAQFLLDKLVANSVHTASPAFIGHMTSALPYFMLPLSKIMIALNQNLVKTETSKAFTPLERQVLGMIHRLVYQQDGSFYRKWMHDPRHALGAMCSGGTVANLTALWVARNRAFPAEGSFRGLHEEGLFRALRYYGCEGAAIVVSKRGHYSLRKAADVLGLGRDALVPVETDEFNRIQPDALRDKCLELQKQKIKVMAICGVAGTTETGNVDPLDAMADIAREFGAHFHVDAAWGGPTLFSRTHKHLLRGIEKADSVTFDAHKQLYVPMGAGLVVFKDPSLASAVEHHAQYIIRKGSRDLGSTTLEGSRPGMAMLIHSGLKILAREGYEILIDQGIDKAKTFANMIDEQPDFELVTRPELNILTYRYCPEDVRQALAMADELQAEKMNTCLNRITKFIQKTQRERGKAFVSRTRLEPARYYHFPCIVFRVVLANPLTTPDILEDILEEQRELSWENGISDEMAVLNQMAATVLTQNNRDKRANG; this is encoded by the coding sequence ATGACCGGAAAGAAAAAATCCGCCCAGGCCTCCGTTGAGGCCATGTATCGCGTATTCACGGTGCCCGAGGCGCCGGAATCCACCCTGAGCCGCATCGATCAGAACATCTCCCGGAACCTGGCCGGCTTCCTCCAGGAACACATCGTCGCCGTTGAACGCGACCTGAGCGATGTCGAAAAAAACTTCGCCGACTCCGTGATTCCGGAAAAGCCCGTATTCGTCTCCGAACAGGCCCAGTTCCTGCTCGACAAACTGGTGGCCAACTCGGTTCACACCGCCTCACCGGCATTCATCGGCCACATGACCTCGGCACTGCCCTACTTCATGCTGCCGCTGTCAAAAATCATGATTGCCCTGAACCAGAACCTGGTCAAAACCGAAACCTCGAAGGCCTTCACCCCCCTGGAGCGCCAGGTACTGGGCATGATCCACCGGCTGGTGTACCAGCAGGACGGCTCCTTCTACCGAAAATGGATGCACGACCCCCGGCACGCCCTGGGCGCCATGTGCTCCGGCGGCACCGTCGCCAACCTCACCGCCCTGTGGGTCGCCCGCAACCGCGCCTTCCCCGCCGAAGGCAGCTTCCGCGGCCTGCACGAAGAAGGCCTGTTCCGGGCACTGAGGTACTATGGCTGCGAAGGCGCCGCCATCGTTGTCTCCAAGCGCGGTCACTATTCCCTGCGCAAAGCCGCCGACGTACTCGGCCTGGGCCGGGATGCCCTGGTGCCGGTGGAAACCGACGAATTCAACCGTATCCAGCCCGATGCCCTGCGGGACAAATGCCTGGAACTGCAAAAGCAGAAAATCAAGGTCATGGCTATCTGCGGCGTGGCCGGCACCACCGAAACCGGCAACGTCGACCCGCTGGACGCCATGGCCGACATCGCCCGGGAATTCGGCGCCCACTTCCACGTCGACGCCGCCTGGGGCGGGCCAACCCTGTTCTCCCGCACCCACAAACACCTGCTGCGCGGCATCGAGAAAGCCGACTCGGTCACCTTCGACGCGCACAAACAGCTCTACGTACCCATGGGCGCCGGTCTGGTGGTCTTCAAAGACCCCAGCCTCGCCAGCGCGGTAGAACACCACGCCCAGTACATCATCCGAAAAGGTTCCCGGGACCTCGGCAGCACCACCCTGGAAGGCTCCCGCCCGGGCATGGCCATGCTGATCCACTCAGGCCTGAAAATCCTCGCAAGAGAAGGCTACGAAATTCTCATCGACCAGGGCATCGACAAAGCCAAAACCTTTGCCAACATGATCGATGAACAACCGGATTTCGAACTGGTTACCCGGCCGGAACTGAACATCCTGACTTACCGTTATTGTCCGGAAGACGTACGCCAGGCACTGGCCATGGCCGACGAACTGCAGGCAGAGAAAATGAACACCTGCCTGAACCGTATCACAAAATTCATCCAGAAAACCCAGCGGGAGAGAGGCAAGGCATTTGTCTCCCGAACCCGACTGGAGCCGGCCCGCTACTACCACTTCCCGTGCATCGTTTTCCGGGTGGTCCTGGCCAACCCGTTAACAACACCGGATATTCTGGAGGACATTCTTGAGGAGCAGCGAGAGCTGTCGTGGGAAAACGGCATCAGCGACGAAATGGCTGTTCTGAACCAGATGGCAGCCACGGTACTGACCCAAAATAACAGAGACAAACGGGCTAATGGCTGA
- a CDS encoding HD-GYP domain-containing protein, whose protein sequence is MGETIVERQVPVTDLEIGMHVVRLDRPWEETSFLLQGFIVKSESDIWALRDQCDFVYIEGREVSPASGPSKSVRNQPSKQSKTSSLFNFFGRHKGRPSTADAPRGGGKKPIRVNYINKVALGDEIGRASQFHREAKTVADSIMSGLRVGRALDLNSARKVVNQCVDSILNNTDAMLLLTKLKERDDYTAEHCMNVAILSAAFGKHLGLLEGEIRTLGLCGLLHDVGKARVPLDILQKPGALTPDEFAAMRRHADYGRDILMSSGRSLNAAVDVAYNHHERLDGKGYPRSLKAAQIPYFAKIVAIIDTYDAITSNRVYDTCRSSMTALEIIYKHRGAQFDGELAEEFIRFIGIYPPGSLVELQTGELAVVTEANPRNRLRPRVLLVTSPDKSRLAELKALDLALALADEKNALYAIKRELPDGSHGILLKELMDAGLKLALPVTESASD, encoded by the coding sequence ATGGGAGAGACAATCGTCGAGCGGCAAGTTCCAGTCACTGATCTCGAGATCGGTATGCACGTCGTGCGGCTGGATCGCCCCTGGGAAGAAACCTCCTTCTTGTTGCAGGGTTTCATTGTAAAGTCCGAGTCCGACATATGGGCTCTGCGGGATCAATGCGACTTTGTCTACATTGAGGGTCGCGAAGTCAGTCCGGCAAGTGGCCCAAGTAAATCCGTAAGAAATCAGCCAAGCAAGCAAAGCAAGACCTCCTCTCTATTCAATTTTTTTGGCCGACATAAGGGCCGCCCTTCAACGGCGGATGCTCCCCGGGGAGGGGGCAAAAAACCTATCAGGGTGAACTACATCAACAAAGTGGCCCTTGGTGATGAGATTGGGCGAGCCAGTCAGTTCCATCGAGAGGCAAAAACGGTCGCGGACAGTATCATGTCAGGCCTGCGAGTGGGGCGGGCATTGGATCTCAATAGCGCCCGCAAGGTCGTCAACCAGTGTGTGGACAGTATTCTCAACAACACCGACGCCATGCTTTTGCTGACCAAGCTCAAAGAGCGTGATGATTACACTGCTGAGCATTGTATGAACGTGGCGATCCTGTCCGCAGCTTTCGGAAAACACCTGGGCCTGCTTGAAGGTGAAATTCGCACCTTGGGTCTTTGCGGTCTGTTGCACGATGTGGGCAAAGCGAGAGTCCCTTTGGACATCCTCCAAAAACCGGGCGCACTGACGCCGGATGAATTCGCCGCTATGCGGCGTCACGCGGATTATGGTCGGGATATCCTGATGTCGTCAGGACGTTCTCTGAATGCTGCTGTGGATGTGGCTTACAATCATCATGAGCGGCTGGATGGCAAAGGTTATCCGCGATCACTCAAGGCAGCGCAGATCCCCTATTTTGCGAAAATAGTCGCCATCATTGACACGTATGACGCCATCACCAGCAATCGAGTTTACGACACCTGTCGCTCCTCCATGACCGCTCTGGAAATCATTTACAAACACCGGGGCGCCCAATTCGATGGCGAGTTGGCAGAGGAGTTTATCCGATTTATTGGGATCTACCCACCGGGGTCGCTGGTAGAACTCCAGACCGGGGAGCTTGCCGTTGTCACCGAGGCCAACCCAAGAAACAGACTTCGCCCAAGGGTGCTTCTGGTAACCAGCCCCGACAAAAGCAGGCTTGCTGAACTCAAAGCATTAGATCTGGCCTTGGCTCTTGCCGATGAAAAGAACGCTCTTTACGCCATCAAACGCGAACTTCCGGACGGGAGCCACGGTATATTACTGAAAGAATTGATGGATGCCGGTTTGAAGCTGGCTTTGCCAGTGACGGAATCTGCCTCGGACTGA
- a CDS encoding isovaleryl-CoA dehydrogenase, with protein MNSPQRKTESTADNRYLSATHEVINQPRPLENYNLYEQDNALREAVLREGAGFANDDLSQFGAWAGQADTIDLGNQANANKPSFRTHDRYGHRVDEVTFHPAYHELMRVALENGLHSSPWTNPGKGAHVARAAKYYLHSQVEAAHCCPITMTFAAIPSIQNQPDLAKLWAPKILANEYDSRNVPDGDKTSVTIGMAMTEKQGGSDVRANTTVAYPTGQEGPGQPYELVGHKWFVSAPMCDAFLVLAQTTSGLSCFLMPRWRPDGTKNPWQVQQLKNKMGNVANASSEVEIRGALAWMVGEEGRGVRTIIEMVAMTRFDCMIGSAAGMRQAVAQATHHCHHRSAFGATLSDQPLMQNVLADLIIENEAALAYTMRVARAMDNQNKEHERLLARLATPVGKYWICKRTPNHAYEAMECIGGSGVMEDCIMPRLFRESPVNAIWEGSGNVQCLDTLRALQKEPETLDAFFKEAAEARGTDRRFDQYLAQLQHDFADISDFQYRARNLVDRLALTLQGSLLLRFGDKHVADAFCASRLQSSGGMNYGNLPSGTNPAAIIKRATPVVG; from the coding sequence ATGAACAGCCCGCAGCGCAAGACCGAGTCCACCGCCGACAACCGCTACCTGTCGGCCACCCACGAGGTGATCAACCAGCCACGGCCGCTGGAGAACTACAACCTCTACGAACAGGACAACGCGCTGCGGGAGGCGGTACTGCGCGAGGGCGCCGGCTTCGCCAACGACGACCTGAGTCAGTTCGGCGCCTGGGCCGGCCAGGCGGATACCATTGACCTTGGTAATCAGGCCAACGCCAACAAGCCCTCCTTCCGCACCCACGACCGCTACGGCCACCGGGTAGATGAGGTGACCTTCCACCCGGCCTACCACGAACTCATGCGCGTGGCCCTGGAGAACGGCCTGCACAGCTCGCCCTGGACTAACCCCGGCAAAGGCGCCCACGTCGCCCGCGCCGCCAAATACTACCTGCACTCCCAGGTAGAAGCGGCGCACTGTTGCCCGATCACCATGACTTTCGCAGCGATCCCGTCGATCCAGAACCAGCCTGACCTGGCCAAACTCTGGGCCCCGAAAATCCTGGCCAACGAATACGACAGCCGCAACGTGCCAGACGGTGACAAAACCTCCGTCACCATCGGCATGGCCATGACCGAGAAACAGGGCGGCAGTGACGTACGTGCCAATACTACCGTGGCCTACCCGACCGGCCAGGAAGGCCCGGGCCAGCCCTATGAGCTGGTTGGTCACAAATGGTTCGTCTCCGCCCCCATGTGCGACGCCTTCCTGGTGCTGGCCCAGACCACCAGCGGCCTGTCCTGCTTCCTGATGCCCCGGTGGCGCCCGGATGGCACCAAGAACCCCTGGCAGGTACAGCAACTCAAGAACAAAATGGGCAACGTCGCCAACGCCTCCAGCGAAGTGGAAATCCGCGGCGCCCTGGCCTGGATGGTCGGTGAAGAAGGCCGCGGCGTACGCACCATCATCGAAATGGTCGCCATGACCCGCTTCGACTGCATGATCGGCAGCGCCGCCGGCATGCGCCAGGCCGTGGCCCAGGCAACCCACCACTGCCACCACCGCAGCGCCTTCGGCGCAACCTTAAGCGACCAGCCGCTGATGCAGAACGTCCTGGCCGACCTGATCATCGAAAACGAAGCCGCCCTCGCCTACACCATGCGCGTAGCCCGGGCCATGGACAACCAGAACAAAGAACACGAACGCCTGCTGGCCCGCCTGGCCACCCCCGTCGGCAAATACTGGATCTGCAAACGCACCCCCAACCACGCCTACGAAGCCATGGAATGCATCGGCGGCAGCGGCGTCATGGAAGACTGCATCATGCCCCGGCTGTTCCGGGAATCCCCGGTCAACGCCATCTGGGAAGGCAGCGGCAACGTCCAGTGCCTGGACACCCTCCGCGCCCTGCAGAAAGAGCCCGAAACCCTGGACGCCTTCTTCAAAGAAGCCGCCGAAGCCCGTGGCACCGACCGCCGCTTCGACCAGTACCTGGCACAACTGCAACACGACTTCGCCGACATCAGCGACTTCCAGTACCGCGCCCGCAACCTCGTCGACCGCCTGGCCCTGACCCTGCAAGGCTCCCTGCTACTGCGCTTCGGCGACAAACACGTCGCCGACGCCTTCTGCGCCTCAAGACTGCAATCCAGCGGAGGTATGAACTACGGCAACCTGCCCTCCGGCACCAACCCGGCGGCGATTATCAAACGGGCGACACCTGTAGTAGGCTAG
- the hemB gene encoding porphobilinogen synthase, protein MSKQRPPISSRAYPSTRLRRNRASDFSRRLVRESQLSPDNLIYPVFVLEGENQREAVPSMPGVERLSVDLLVEQAAELVELGIPAVALFPVVPAERKNLSGSGAWDSDGLAQRAVRALKKAQPELGVITDVALDPFTTHGQDGIIDHNGYVLNDVTVEALVNQALSHADAGADVVAPSDMMDGRVAAIRDALEGAGYVNTRILAYSAKYASSYYGPFRDAVGSAANLGKADKATYQMDPANSDEAIHEVAMDLAEGADMVMIKPGMPYLDIVHRVKTELQVPTFVYQVSGEYAMHMAAAQNGWLDGDAVMMESLMAMRRAGADGILTYFAVRAARLMRDRSRA, encoded by the coding sequence GTGTCCAAACAGCGCCCGCCGATTTCAAGCCGAGCCTATCCGTCGACTCGTTTGCGCCGTAATCGCGCCAGCGATTTTTCCCGCCGTCTGGTTCGTGAAAGCCAGCTGTCGCCTGATAACCTGATCTACCCGGTGTTTGTGCTTGAAGGCGAGAACCAGCGTGAGGCGGTGCCGTCCATGCCGGGGGTGGAGCGCCTGAGCGTCGATCTTCTGGTGGAGCAGGCTGCGGAACTGGTGGAGCTGGGCATTCCAGCGGTGGCGCTGTTTCCGGTCGTCCCTGCTGAGAGGAAGAATCTGTCTGGCTCGGGTGCCTGGGATTCGGACGGCCTGGCTCAGCGGGCGGTTCGTGCCCTGAAGAAAGCTCAGCCGGAACTGGGCGTGATCACCGACGTTGCCCTGGACCCGTTCACCACCCATGGTCAGGATGGCATTATTGATCACAACGGTTATGTGTTGAACGATGTCACCGTTGAAGCTCTGGTGAACCAGGCGTTGTCCCATGCCGATGCCGGGGCTGACGTGGTTGCCCCTTCAGATATGATGGACGGTCGCGTGGCGGCTATCCGCGATGCCCTGGAAGGCGCCGGTTATGTGAATACCCGGATTCTGGCCTACTCTGCCAAGTATGCCTCCAGCTATTACGGCCCGTTCCGGGATGCGGTCGGTTCTGCCGCCAACCTGGGCAAGGCTGATAAGGCGACCTATCAGATGGATCCGGCCAACAGTGACGAAGCCATTCATGAAGTGGCGATGGATCTGGCCGAGGGTGCCGATATGGTCATGATCAAACCGGGCATGCCCTACCTGGATATTGTGCACCGGGTGAAAACCGAACTGCAGGTGCCAACGTTTGTCTACCAGGTGAGTGGTGAGTACGCCATGCATATGGCCGCTGCGCAGAACGGCTGGCTGGATGGCGATGCGGTGATGATGGAGAGCCTGATGGCCATGCGCCGTGCCGGTGCTGACGGCATCCTGACCTATTTTGCAGTGCGCGCGGCGAGACTGATGAGGGATCGTTCGCGGGCATAG
- the ppk1 gene encoding polyphosphate kinase 1: MTTENAQTAEISDLSVPAPVDVPPVGEDINLDASENYFNRELSQLQFNYRVLKQALDTTHPLINRLIFCCIFSSNMDEFFEIRVAGLRQQMKYGRETVGVDGMQPDQVLAEISRVAHDYIHEQYDIINKVLIPELEKENIHFVRRREWTPAQAEWVRNYFEEEILPVVSPIGLDPSHPFPRLVNKSLNFIVELDGKDAFGRETGMAIVPAPRSLPRLVRLPDDVCDGGDNLVFLSSMIHAHADELFPGMEVKGCYQFRLTRNADLELEDDLEDLASALRGELLSRRFGDGVRLEVADNCPEELVQFLLREFGLTERDLYQVHGPVNLTRLMAVGSLVDRLDLTYSSFSPSIPRQIRSKESMFDAIRKRPLLLLHPYENFSPVVDLLRQAAKDPHVLAIRQTLYRTGADSEIVEALADAARRGKEVTAVIELRARFSEAENLELASRLQEAGVIVVYGVVGYKTHAKMILIVRREEGRLRRYVHLGTGNYHAGNARLYTDYSFMTCDESIGDDVNKLFQQLTGMGKALKIKKLFHAPFTLHNRLISLIEREAGLGENGRIIFKFNALTEPQVIKALYRASQAGASIDLIIRGICCLRPQVPGLSENIRVRSIIGRFLEHTRVYYFGNNGKPDVYCSSADGMERNLLSRVETAFPIEEPALIERVTEDLDTYLSDNCQSWVLQSDGSYLQNQPEEGEERLASQLVLLDRLTSKPN; the protein is encoded by the coding sequence ATGACAACCGAGAATGCGCAAACCGCAGAGATCAGTGACCTGAGTGTGCCTGCGCCGGTAGATGTACCGCCGGTGGGCGAAGACATCAATCTGGACGCCAGTGAAAACTATTTCAACCGCGAGCTGAGCCAGCTTCAGTTCAACTACCGGGTGTTGAAACAGGCGCTGGATACCACTCATCCGCTGATCAACCGGTTGATCTTCTGCTGCATTTTCAGCAGCAACATGGACGAGTTCTTTGAAATCCGGGTGGCGGGCCTGCGCCAGCAAATGAAGTACGGCCGGGAGACCGTGGGCGTGGACGGCATGCAGCCAGACCAGGTGCTGGCAGAGATCAGCCGGGTGGCCCACGACTACATCCACGAGCAGTACGACATCATCAATAAGGTGCTCATTCCCGAGCTGGAAAAGGAGAACATTCACTTTGTCCGGCGCCGTGAGTGGACGCCGGCCCAGGCAGAGTGGGTGCGGAACTACTTCGAGGAAGAGATATTACCGGTGGTCAGCCCCATCGGGCTGGACCCGTCGCACCCGTTCCCTCGCCTGGTGAACAAGAGCCTCAACTTCATCGTTGAACTCGATGGCAAAGACGCCTTCGGTCGGGAAACCGGCATGGCCATTGTGCCCGCACCCCGCTCCCTGCCTCGCCTGGTTCGGCTGCCGGATGACGTCTGTGACGGCGGCGACAACCTGGTGTTTCTGTCGTCCATGATTCACGCCCATGCGGACGAGTTGTTCCCGGGCATGGAAGTGAAAGGCTGCTACCAGTTCCGGTTGACCCGTAACGCTGACCTTGAGCTGGAAGACGACCTGGAAGACCTGGCCTCGGCCCTGCGCGGCGAATTGTTGAGTCGCCGGTTTGGTGACGGAGTGCGTTTGGAGGTGGCCGACAACTGCCCGGAGGAGTTGGTGCAGTTTCTCTTGCGGGAGTTCGGTCTGACCGAGCGGGACTTGTATCAGGTGCATGGACCGGTCAATCTGACCCGTTTGATGGCCGTTGGCAGCCTGGTGGATCGCCTCGACCTGACCTATTCCAGTTTTTCCCCCTCGATTCCGCGCCAGATTCGCAGCAAGGAATCCATGTTTGATGCCATCCGCAAGCGGCCATTGCTGTTGTTGCATCCTTATGAAAACTTCAGCCCGGTAGTCGACCTGCTGCGTCAGGCGGCGAAAGATCCCCATGTGCTGGCGATCCGCCAGACCCTGTACCGTACCGGAGCCGACTCTGAAATTGTCGAGGCATTGGCGGATGCGGCCCGGCGGGGTAAGGAAGTGACCGCCGTTATCGAGCTGCGGGCCCGGTTCAGCGAGGCCGAGAACCTGGAGCTGGCAAGCCGTCTGCAGGAGGCGGGGGTGATTGTGGTCTACGGCGTGGTGGGCTACAAAACCCACGCCAAGATGATCCTGATTGTACGCCGGGAAGAAGGCCGGCTGCGCCGTTATGTGCACCTGGGTACCGGCAACTACCATGCCGGTAACGCCCGGCTGTACACCGATTACAGCTTCATGACCTGCGACGAATCCATCGGTGACGATGTCAACAAGCTGTTCCAGCAGCTGACGGGCATGGGCAAGGCATTGAAGATCAAGAAGCTGTTCCACGCCCCCTTCACCCTGCACAATCGCCTGATCAGTCTGATTGAGCGGGAAGCCGGGCTCGGTGAGAACGGGCGCATTATCTTCAAGTTCAACGCCCTGACCGAGCCGCAGGTGATCAAAGCCCTGTACCGGGCGTCCCAGGCCGGTGCCAGTATTGATCTGATCATTCGCGGTATCTGCTGCTTGCGTCCCCAGGTGCCGGGCCTGTCGGAGAATATCCGGGTGCGGTCCATCATCGGGCGCTTTCTTGAGCATACCCGGGTATATTACTTCGGCAACAACGGCAAACCCGACGTTTACTGTTCCAGCGCCGATGGTATGGAGCGGAACCTGCTGAGCCGGGTTGAGACCGCCTTCCCGATCGAAGAGCCGGCGCTGATCGAGCGGGTGACCGAGGATCTGGATACCTATCTTTCTGATAACTGCCAGTCCTGGGTATTGCAGTCTGATGGCAGTTATCTACAGAATCAGCCAGAAGAAGGAGAGGAGCGCCTGGCTTCGCAGCTGGTGTTGCTGGACCGGTTAACCTCTAAACCGAATTGA
- a CDS encoding DUF945 family protein, whose translation MNLKRWTIAGTAILVVAGVAPWGVGYLTEQHWQAATEEVNNAQPFLRMETDRYRRGVMSSEVSGTATFLDPATGESNRIDFEVQVSHGITGSHLNFRPTEGWQPEGAGWFPNDEPKLTLETRVWGSATLELQAPAIEISEPHGGGVLRSSGGLARIDVGRLGEKADMLMVWPAVVLSGPEMNVTIENVHMEQSLAWLSGDIWTGAGAVTIDALTMQGPQVPPMAFNGIALSSHSEADRKGERLDSSIALALDSVVFDDGTFGPHRIEFAVDGLDVASWNEFSSVMTDMQLMAAQASQSPQAAFEQQMALMQRFNDSVRGLAAAGFSAGIRELSLDTPEGAVQGSLDLSHPELSESERANMLMVMQGLTGALDFRMPLALAENYPAVRMQVAPLIKQGLLVDAGDQLVMTGRLRDLVLDINGIEIPMPPLL comes from the coding sequence TTGAATCTTAAACGTTGGACCATCGCCGGCACGGCGATACTGGTAGTGGCTGGCGTAGCCCCCTGGGGCGTGGGCTATCTGACTGAGCAACATTGGCAGGCTGCGACCGAGGAAGTCAACAATGCCCAGCCGTTCCTGCGCATGGAAACCGATCGTTACCGGCGCGGTGTGATGAGCTCCGAAGTCTCTGGTACCGCCACCTTTCTGGACCCTGCCACGGGCGAGAGTAACCGCATAGACTTTGAGGTTCAGGTTTCTCACGGCATTACTGGCAGCCACTTGAATTTCAGACCTACGGAAGGCTGGCAGCCGGAGGGGGCAGGCTGGTTCCCCAACGACGAACCAAAACTGACACTGGAAACCCGGGTTTGGGGTTCCGCCACGCTGGAATTGCAGGCCCCTGCTATCGAGATAAGCGAGCCACACGGTGGTGGTGTTTTGCGCAGCAGCGGTGGTCTGGCACGGATTGATGTTGGCCGTTTGGGTGAAAAAGCCGACATGCTGATGGTCTGGCCGGCGGTGGTGCTGTCCGGGCCGGAGATGAACGTCACCATTGAAAACGTGCACATGGAGCAGAGCCTTGCCTGGTTATCCGGTGATATCTGGACCGGCGCCGGTGCGGTCACGATTGATGCCTTGACCATGCAGGGTCCTCAGGTGCCGCCCATGGCGTTTAACGGTATCGCGCTGAGCAGTCATAGCGAGGCAGACCGAAAAGGCGAGCGACTGGATTCCTCGATTGCCCTGGCGCTGGACTCCGTTGTCTTTGATGACGGTACCTTCGGCCCGCACCGGATTGAGTTCGCTGTAGATGGTCTTGATGTTGCCAGCTGGAATGAGTTCAGTTCGGTGATGACCGACATGCAGCTGATGGCGGCGCAGGCCAGTCAATCCCCGCAGGCGGCGTTCGAGCAGCAGATGGCCCTGATGCAGCGGTTTAACGATTCGGTTCGCGGGCTAGCGGCCGCCGGATTTTCCGCAGGCATCCGGGAGTTGAGCCTGGATACGCCCGAAGGAGCTGTACAGGGAAGCCTGGACCTGTCCCACCCGGAGTTGTCTGAGAGTGAGCGGGCCAACATGCTGATGGTTATGCAGGGTTTAACCGGGGCGCTGGACTTCCGTATGCCGTTGGCCCTGGCTGAGAACTATCCGGCCGTGCGCATGCAGGTGGCACCCTTGATCAAACAGGGGTTGCTGGTGGATGCCGGCGACCAACTGGTCATGACTGGCCGCCTGCGGGATCTGGTTCTGGATATCAATGGCATCGAGATTCCGATGCCGCCACTGCTTTAA